A region of Rhodospirillales bacterium DNA encodes the following proteins:
- a CDS encoding ABC transporter substrate-binding protein, translating into MSIVGRTLKGVVAAGAFAALMSGTALAQTTLRVVQHGNLTILDPIWTTAYVTRNHGYLIYDTLFAADGDYVVRPQMVEKHEVSADKLTYTFTLRDGLEWHDGAPVTSEDCVASLKRWAARDAMGLKLWDFVKELKPVDAKTFQLVLKEPYGLVLDSLGKPSSQVPFMMPKRIAETSPMEQIKEYVGSGPFIYQTKDSKPGEKHVYLKNPKYKPRAEPPSGLAGGKVVKVDRVELVEMPDTQTQANALIGAEIDIVEAPPHDLLPILKADKNIALEDWNPLGHQFIIRFNHVVKPFDNPKIRLAALYAINQEDYLKATVGDPAYYKVCGAVFICGTPFATGKGAETLLLKSNFEKSKELLKEAGYDGTPIVLMQSTTLPILTNTAPVTKQLLERGGFKVDMQSMDWQTLVTRRTKKDPADKGGWNILHTYSVSADVLNPISTSYMVAAGDKGWFGWPVDPEMEKLRDAFAKETDPAKQKELAEKVQLRALETAQYGWIGQWYGPGARRSNISGWLKAPVPVFWNIVKTGK; encoded by the coding sequence ATGTCGATCGTCGGTAGGACCCTCAAGGGCGTCGTCGCGGCGGGCGCGTTCGCGGCGCTGATGTCGGGCACGGCGCTGGCGCAGACGACGCTGCGCGTGGTGCAGCACGGCAACCTCACGATCCTCGATCCGATCTGGACGACGGCGTACGTGACCCGCAACCACGGATATCTGATCTACGACACGCTGTTCGCCGCCGACGGGGACTACGTCGTGAGGCCGCAGATGGTCGAAAAGCACGAGGTGAGCGCCGACAAGCTGACCTACACCTTCACGCTGCGCGACGGGCTCGAGTGGCACGACGGCGCGCCGGTCACCAGCGAGGACTGCGTCGCGTCGCTGAAGCGCTGGGCGGCCCGGGACGCCATGGGCCTGAAGCTGTGGGACTTCGTCAAGGAGCTGAAGCCGGTCGACGCGAAGACCTTCCAGCTGGTGCTCAAGGAGCCCTACGGGCTGGTGCTCGATTCACTGGGCAAGCCGTCGTCGCAGGTCCCCTTCATGATGCCGAAGCGGATCGCCGAGACGAGCCCGATGGAGCAGATCAAGGAGTATGTCGGCTCTGGTCCGTTCATCTACCAGACCAAGGACTCGAAGCCCGGCGAGAAACACGTCTACCTGAAGAATCCGAAGTACAAGCCGCGGGCCGAGCCGCCGTCGGGCCTCGCCGGCGGCAAGGTCGTCAAGGTCGACCGCGTCGAACTGGTCGAGATGCCGGACACGCAGACCCAGGCCAACGCCCTGATCGGCGCCGAGATCGATATCGTCGAGGCGCCGCCGCACGACCTGCTGCCGATCCTCAAGGCCGATAAGAACATCGCGCTCGAGGACTGGAACCCTCTGGGCCACCAGTTCATCATCCGCTTCAACCATGTGGTGAAGCCGTTCGACAATCCGAAGATCCGCCTGGCGGCGCTCTACGCCATCAACCAGGAGGACTACCTGAAGGCCACGGTCGGCGACCCGGCCTACTACAAGGTCTGCGGCGCGGTATTCATTTGCGGCACGCCGTTCGCGACCGGAAAGGGCGCCGAGACGCTGCTGCTGAAGTCGAACTTCGAGAAGTCGAAGGAGCTGCTCAAGGAGGCCGGCTACGACGGCACGCCGATCGTGCTGATGCAGTCGACCACGCTGCCGATCCTCACCAACACCGCCCCGGTCACGAAGCAGCTCCTCGAGAGGGGCGGCTTCAAGGTCGACATGCAATCGATGGACTGGCAGACGCTTGTCACGCGGCGCACCAAGAAGGACCCCGCCGACAAAGGCGGCTGGAACATCCTGCACACGTATTCGGTCTCCGCCGACGTGCTGAATCCGATCTCGACGTCGTACATGGTCGCGGCCGGCGACAAGGGCTGGTTCGGGTGGCCGGTCGATCCGGAGATGGAGAAGCTGCGCGACGCCTTCGCCAAGGAGACCGATCCGGCCAAGCAGAAGGAGCTCGCCGAGAAGGTCCAGTTGCGGGCGCTGGAGACGGCGCAGTATGGCTGGATCGGTCAGTGGTACGGCCCCGGCGCGCGCCGCTCGAACATCTCGGGATGGCTCAAGGCGCCGGTTCCGGTGTTCTGGAACATTGTGAAGACGGGCAAGTGA
- a CDS encoding DUF805 domain-containing protein gives MDDLKTLLISYEGRINRGRFWKGILVLFAINIALVIINVAIGYLIGGILSTIIGLLSLLIYIASLWPSIVLGIKRFHDRGKPGIWVLIALVPVIGGLWYLIECGFLEGTKGPNQFGPDPLAGA, from the coding sequence ATGGACGATCTGAAGACTCTGCTCATCAGCTACGAGGGACGCATCAACCGCGGCCGTTTCTGGAAGGGCATCCTCGTGCTGTTCGCGATCAACATCGCGCTGGTGATCATCAACGTCGCGATCGGCTACCTCATCGGCGGCATCCTCTCGACGATCATCGGGCTGCTCTCGCTGCTGATCTACATCGCCTCGCTGTGGCCCTCGATCGTGCTGGGCATCAAGCGGTTCCACGACCGCGGCAAGCCGGGCATCTGGGTGCTGATCGCGCTGGTGCCGGTGATCGGCGGCCTCTGGTACCTGATCGAGTGCGGCTTCCTCGAGGGCACCAAGGGTCCGAACCAGTTCGGGCCCGACCCGCTGGCCGGCGCCTAG
- a CDS encoding ABC transporter ATP-binding protein, which produces MSESPRPVLEVRNLSIALPKGGDRPHAVENVSFTVGAGEIVCLVGESGSGKSVIAQGVMGLLPKALPVAGGEILLQGEDIAQADEARLRELRCVRMSMIFQEPMTALNPVMTCGDQIDEVLRTHTELPPEERKRRIIAIFERVSMPDPPRIYDSYPHQLSGGQRQRVMIAMALVLEPVLLIADEPTTALDVTTQAQILELIKDIQKEKGTGVLFITHDFGVVCEIAHRVAVLRLGELVEMGPTRDILSDPKHAYSRMLISSVPSMHPAERPRKSGARIVLQTERLTKVYGGGGFFKKARSVRAAVDVDISIRQGESLGIVGESGSGKSTVARCIARLIDPTSGGVRLGDDDVALMPQRLLRRHRRRIQIVFQDPYRSLNPRRTVGESIVEGPMNFGLSGGDALKRARDLMETVRLDPDSLDRYPHQFSGGQRQRICIARALAMEPEVLIADEAVSALDVSVQAQVLKLLDEIRERMNLAMLFITHDLRVAAQVCDEVAVMERGVVVEYGPVADVFLRPRHAYTQALLAAAPGRDWVFGRFDS; this is translated from the coding sequence ATGTCCGAAAGTCCGCGTCCGGTCCTCGAGGTCCGGAACCTCAGCATCGCGCTGCCCAAGGGCGGCGACCGACCGCACGCCGTCGAGAACGTGAGTTTCACGGTCGGCGCCGGCGAGATCGTCTGCCTGGTGGGCGAGTCCGGATCGGGCAAGTCGGTCATCGCGCAGGGCGTCATGGGCCTGCTGCCCAAGGCCCTGCCGGTGGCCGGCGGCGAGATCCTGCTGCAAGGCGAGGACATCGCGCAGGCGGACGAGGCGCGCCTGCGCGAGCTGCGCTGCGTGCGCATGTCGATGATCTTCCAGGAGCCGATGACCGCGCTGAACCCGGTCATGACCTGCGGCGACCAGATCGACGAGGTGCTGCGCACGCACACCGAGCTGCCGCCGGAGGAGCGCAAGCGCAGGATCATCGCGATCTTCGAGCGGGTGAGCATGCCGGACCCGCCGCGCATCTATGATTCCTACCCGCACCAGCTCTCCGGCGGGCAGCGCCAGCGCGTCATGATCGCGATGGCGCTGGTGCTGGAGCCGGTGCTGCTGATCGCCGACGAGCCGACCACCGCGCTCGACGTCACGACGCAGGCGCAGATCCTCGAGCTGATCAAGGACATCCAGAAGGAGAAGGGCACCGGCGTGCTCTTCATCACCCACGATTTCGGCGTCGTCTGCGAGATCGCGCACCGGGTGGCGGTGCTGCGGCTGGGCGAGCTGGTGGAGATGGGGCCGACCAGGGACATCCTTTCGGACCCGAAGCACGCCTATTCGCGGATGCTGATCTCGTCGGTGCCGAGCATGCACCCGGCCGAGCGTCCGCGGAAATCCGGCGCGCGGATCGTGCTGCAGACCGAGCGCCTGACCAAGGTCTACGGCGGCGGCGGCTTCTTCAAGAAGGCGCGCAGCGTGCGCGCCGCGGTCGACGTCGACATCTCGATCCGCCAGGGCGAGTCGCTGGGCATCGTCGGCGAGTCGGGGTCGGGCAAGTCGACGGTCGCGCGCTGCATCGCGCGGCTGATCGATCCGACCTCCGGCGGCGTGCGGCTGGGCGACGACGACGTGGCGTTGATGCCGCAGCGCCTGCTGCGCCGCCACCGCCGGCGCATCCAGATCGTGTTCCAGGATCCCTACCGTTCGCTCAACCCGCGCCGCACCGTGGGCGAGTCGATCGTCGAGGGACCGATGAATTTCGGCCTTTCGGGCGGCGACGCGCTGAAGCGCGCGCGCGACCTGATGGAGACGGTGCGGCTCGATCCCGATTCGCTCGACCGCTATCCCCACCAGTTCTCGGGCGGGCAGCGGCAGCGCATCTGCATCGCGCGCGCGCTGGCGATGGAGCCCGAGGTGCTGATCGCCGACGAGGCGGTGTCGGCGCTGGACGTGTCGGTGCAGGCGCAGGTGTTGAAGCTGCTGGACGAGATCCGCGAGCGCATGAACCTCGCCATGCTGTTCATCACCCACGACCTGCGCGTCGCCGCCCAGGTGTGCGACGAGGTCGCGGTCATGGAGCGCGGCGTCGTGGTCGAGTACGGGCCGGTCGCCGACGTGTTCCTGCGGCCCAGGCACGCCTACACGCAGGCCCTGCTGGCCGCGGCGCCCGGCCGCGACTGGGTGTTCGGCCGGTTCGATTCCTGA
- a CDS encoding M81 family metallopeptidase, which yields MPRRKIVVAMMMHETNTFSPVPTPLASFGRYGAMSGPGAIAEAAGTNTQLGGFLDIAREMDAEIVVPMAASAHPSGFVDKAAYEEMCAAITGAIAKGCDAAFLALHGAMVAEHFDDGEGELLRRVRAIAPTLPVAVGLDFHAQMTAAMVENATVIAGYRTYPHIDMAETARRAGRTLRRALDGEVDPRMVWGFRPILTSSLVHTPSRQPMKDIMDMANQAEDTGAVLNASVFGGFPQADIPHLSCSAVIVCDKRTAEGEILLNRLLDTAWERREAFLFQGEKLSTQVARAKALEGGPIILADHGDNTASGGTQDVMSVVEEAQKQGLEDVCAGPIWDPGCVAQMAAAGIGAEITLELGGKVDMPQLDLKGKPLRVTGKVKCLTDGRFVVTGPMATGTTIDMGRTAVLDTGKMQIVVSEKRSEPFDLGVFTHCGIDPRRKKYVIIKSRQHFRAGFEPIARHIVMCDGDGCTASDLSLFTYRNRRKPMYPFEPDLVYGRNSA from the coding sequence ATGCCGCGTCGCAAAATCGTCGTCGCCATGATGATGCACGAGACCAACACTTTCTCACCGGTGCCCACCCCTTTGGCCTCGTTCGGCCGCTATGGGGCGATGAGCGGTCCCGGCGCCATCGCCGAGGCGGCGGGCACCAACACCCAGCTCGGCGGCTTTCTCGACATCGCCCGTGAGATGGACGCCGAGATCGTGGTGCCGATGGCCGCCAGCGCACATCCCTCCGGCTTCGTCGACAAGGCGGCCTACGAGGAGATGTGCGCCGCCATCACCGGCGCCATCGCCAAGGGCTGCGACGCGGCGTTCCTGGCGCTGCACGGCGCCATGGTCGCCGAGCATTTCGACGATGGCGAGGGCGAGCTGCTGCGCCGCGTCCGCGCCATCGCGCCGACGCTGCCGGTCGCGGTGGGCCTCGACTTCCACGCCCAGATGACGGCGGCCATGGTCGAGAACGCCACGGTCATCGCCGGCTACCGCACCTATCCGCACATCGACATGGCGGAGACCGCGCGCCGCGCCGGCCGCACGCTGCGCCGCGCGCTGGATGGCGAGGTCGATCCGCGGATGGTCTGGGGCTTCCGCCCGATCCTCACCAGCTCGCTGGTCCACACGCCGTCGCGGCAGCCCATGAAGGACATCATGGACATGGCCAACCAGGCCGAGGACACCGGCGCGGTGCTCAACGCCTCGGTGTTCGGCGGCTTCCCGCAGGCCGACATCCCGCACCTCTCCTGCTCCGCCGTGATCGTCTGCGACAAGCGCACGGCCGAGGGCGAGATCCTGCTGAACCGTTTGCTGGACACGGCATGGGAGCGGCGCGAGGCGTTCCTCTTCCAGGGCGAGAAGCTCTCGACGCAGGTCGCCCGCGCCAAGGCGCTGGAGGGCGGGCCGATCATCCTCGCCGACCATGGCGACAACACCGCCTCGGGCGGCACGCAGGACGTCATGAGCGTGGTCGAGGAGGCGCAGAAGCAGGGGTTGGAGGACGTCTGCGCCGGACCGATCTGGGATCCGGGCTGCGTCGCGCAGATGGCCGCCGCCGGCATCGGCGCCGAGATCACGCTCGAGCTCGGCGGCAAGGTCGACATGCCGCAGCTCGACCTCAAGGGCAAGCCGCTGCGCGTGACCGGCAAGGTGAAGTGCCTGACCGACGGCCGTTTCGTGGTCACCGGCCCGATGGCGACGGGCACGACGATCGACATGGGACGCACGGCGGTTCTCGACACCGGCAAGATGCAGATCGTGGTGTCGGAAAAGCGCAGCGAGCCGTTCGACCTCGGCGTGTTCACCCATTGCGGCATCGACCCGCGCCGCAAGAAATACGTGATCATCAAGTCGCGCCAGCATTTCCGCGCCGGCTTCGAGCCGATCGCCAGGCACATCGTGATGTGCGACGGCGACGGCTGCACCGCGTCGGATCTGTCGCTGTTCACCTACCGCAACCGGCGCAAGCCGATGTATCCGTTCGAGCCCGATCTGGTGTACGGACGCAACAGCGCCTGA
- a CDS encoding ABC transporter permease, which produces MLQFIARRLLATVPVLLIVAVFVFMLLRLTPGDPAAVIAGDNATADQVAAIRTKLGLDEPIWTQFAIWSGKALSGDFGESFFFKKTVAELIAQRIEPTAMLALCTIILAVSVAVPLGVLAAARQGSWVDRVTMGFSVMGFSVPVFVIGYLLIYVFAIQLGWLPVQGYKRLSEGFWEFLPRMVLPSVTLSVIYIALISRITRASVIETLGEDYIRTARAKGLPGHVVLMRHALRNAAVPIITVIGIGIALLIGGVVVTESVYNIPGVGRLTVDAVLARDFPVIQVVILMFSFVYVLVNLLIDIAYSFFDPRIRY; this is translated from the coding sequence ATGCTCCAGTTCATCGCGCGGCGGCTGCTCGCCACGGTCCCGGTCCTGCTGATCGTGGCGGTCTTCGTGTTCATGCTGCTGCGGCTCACGCCGGGCGATCCGGCGGCGGTGATCGCCGGCGACAACGCCACCGCCGACCAGGTGGCGGCGATCCGGACCAAGCTCGGCCTCGACGAGCCGATCTGGACGCAGTTCGCGATCTGGTCGGGCAAGGCCCTGTCGGGCGATTTCGGCGAGTCGTTCTTCTTCAAGAAGACCGTGGCCGAGCTGATCGCGCAGCGCATCGAGCCGACCGCCATGCTGGCGCTGTGCACGATCATCCTGGCCGTCTCGGTCGCGGTGCCGCTGGGCGTGCTGGCGGCGGCGCGGCAGGGCAGCTGGGTCGACCGCGTCACCATGGGCTTCTCGGTGATGGGCTTCTCGGTGCCGGTGTTCGTCATCGGCTACCTCTTGATCTACGTGTTCGCGATCCAGCTCGGCTGGCTGCCGGTGCAGGGCTACAAGCGCCTGTCGGAGGGCTTCTGGGAGTTCCTGCCGCGCATGGTGCTGCCCAGCGTGACCCTGTCCGTGATCTACATCGCGCTCATCTCCCGCATCACGCGCGCCAGCGTGATCGAGACGCTGGGCGAGGACTACATCCGCACCGCCCGCGCCAAGGGCCTGCCCGGCCACGTCGTGCTGATGCGCCACGCGCTGCGCAACGCCGCCGTGCCGATCATCACGGTGATCGGCATCGGCATCGCGCTGCTGATCGGCGGCGTGGTCGTGACCGAGAGCGTCTACAACATCCCCGGCGTGGGGCGGCTGACGGTCGACGCGGTGCTGGCGCGCGACTTCCCGGTCATCCAGGTCGTGATCCTGATGTTCAGCTTCGTCTACGTGCTGGTAAATCTGCTCATCGACATCGCCTACAGCTTCTTCGACCCGAGGATCCGCTATTGA
- a CDS encoding M81 family metallopeptidase: MSRRIFIATLGTETNTFSSLPTGLRLFEETCLFRGGDYGGKPPTFGMPLVVWRRMAGERGWTVVESLCAFAQPAGRTVRRVYEAFRDEILRDLRAAMPVDAVLLSLHGAMVAEGYDDAEGDLLAHVRAVVGPDVPVGVELDLHANVGRTKLENASVIVLFKEYPHIDVAERAVEVFDIVAATLDGKVAPVMEWFDCRVVGVFHTTRPPMRGFVDKCASLEGKDGVLSVSVIHGFPWADVADMGSKILVVTDGDRPKAARLARELGLEFYGMRHETQPGYATLDQAMARASSHNQPKPLVLADVSDNAGGGAASDSTFILKAMLDRGIRDAAIAMFWDPMAVRLAFEVGEGAELELRLGGKLGPMSGPALDLRARVTGLRRDATTAGFSGSFVPVGDMAAFEVEGIAIVCNSLRAQCKSIDAFTNVGVDPASKKVVVVKSMQHFHAAYAPVASEVLYVAVPGAVAPDFLNMPYRAASRAQWPFVADPLGAG, encoded by the coding sequence ATGTCCCGCAGGATATTCATCGCGACGCTGGGGACGGAGACCAACACGTTCTCCTCCCTGCCGACGGGCCTGCGCCTGTTCGAGGAGACCTGCCTGTTCCGCGGCGGGGACTACGGCGGCAAGCCGCCGACCTTCGGCATGCCGCTGGTGGTGTGGCGCCGCATGGCCGGCGAGCGCGGCTGGACGGTGGTCGAGAGCCTGTGCGCCTTCGCGCAGCCGGCCGGCCGCACGGTGCGCCGGGTCTACGAGGCCTTCCGCGACGAGATCCTGCGCGACCTGCGCGCCGCCATGCCGGTCGACGCCGTCCTGCTGTCGCTGCACGGCGCGATGGTGGCGGAGGGCTACGACGACGCGGAGGGCGACCTGCTGGCGCATGTCCGCGCCGTCGTCGGGCCGGACGTGCCGGTCGGCGTCGAGCTCGACCTGCACGCCAATGTCGGGCGGACCAAGCTGGAGAACGCCTCCGTCATCGTTCTGTTCAAGGAGTATCCGCACATCGATGTGGCGGAGCGGGCGGTCGAGGTGTTCGACATCGTCGCCGCCACGCTCGACGGGAAGGTCGCGCCGGTGATGGAGTGGTTCGACTGCCGCGTCGTCGGCGTGTTCCACACCACGCGGCCGCCGATGCGGGGCTTCGTCGACAAGTGCGCGTCGCTGGAGGGCAAGGACGGCGTGCTGTCGGTGTCGGTGATCCACGGATTCCCGTGGGCCGACGTCGCGGACATGGGCAGCAAGATCCTGGTCGTCACCGACGGCGACCGGCCCAAGGCTGCGCGCCTGGCGCGCGAACTGGGCCTCGAGTTCTACGGCATGCGCCACGAGACGCAGCCGGGCTACGCGACGCTCGACCAGGCGATGGCGCGCGCGTCGAGCCATAACCAGCCCAAGCCGCTGGTGCTGGCCGACGTGTCGGACAACGCCGGCGGCGGCGCGGCCAGCGATTCGACTTTCATCCTCAAGGCCATGCTCGACCGCGGCATCCGCGACGCGGCGATCGCGATGTTCTGGGATCCGATGGCGGTGCGGCTGGCGTTCGAGGTCGGCGAGGGCGCCGAGCTGGAGCTGCGCCTCGGCGGCAAGCTCGGCCCGATGTCGGGTCCGGCGCTCGATCTGCGCGCCCGCGTCACCGGGTTGAGGCGCGACGCCACGACGGCTGGATTCAGCGGCAGCTTCGTGCCGGTCGGCGACATGGCCGCGTTCGAGGTCGAGGGGATCGCGATCGTCTGCAACTCGCTGCGCGCGCAGTGCAAGAGCATCGACGCGTTCACCAATGTCGGCGTCGATCCGGCGTCGAAAAAAGTGGTCGTGGTGAAGTCGATGCAGCACTTCCACGCGGCCTACGCGCCGGTGGCGTCGGAAGTGCTCTACGTCGCGGTGCCGGGCGCCGTGGCGCCCGACTTCCTGAACATGCCCTACCGGGCGGCGTCGCGGGCGCAGTGGCCCTTCGTCGCCGACCCGCTCGGGGCCGGCTAG
- a CDS encoding D-aminoacylase, whose amino-acid sequence MATYDLILRNGTLVDGGGGPRRAADVAIKGDRIAAIGAPGTLRGDNEIDAAGRIVAPGFIDVHTHDDTALIENPGMAMKASQGVTSVVCGNCGFSAAPYLGPRPVPHNLSLIVKEERFLAETFGAFAGMVEEARPAINGAFLIGHATLRYSVMGADLGRAATASETARMRDLLDAALVDGAVGMSSGLFYPPAAAATTDEVAEVAAPLGRHKAVYTAHMRDEGVDVLKSMDETFEIGRRAGASVVVSHHKCASRANFGRMRETLPKFEAAAKDWPISFDVYPYVAGSTILRKEMIDRAEKVMVTWSDAMPSANGRDLKDVAAELGCSVYEAADRLQPAGAIYWQMSEDDVRQALAHPMAMVGSDGLPLDKHPHPRLWGTFPRVLGHYSRDLKLFPLEDAVRRMTSTSARNFGLSKRGLLREGHYADICVFDASTVADAATFENPTAPSIGIDLTICNGVAVWQAGKATGGRAGRVLRLSEMRAEA is encoded by the coding sequence ATGGCGACGTACGATCTGATCCTGCGCAACGGCACCCTCGTCGACGGAGGCGGCGGTCCGCGCCGCGCCGCCGACGTCGCGATCAAGGGCGACCGGATCGCCGCCATTGGCGCGCCGGGCACGCTGCGCGGCGACAACGAGATCGACGCGGCCGGCAGGATCGTGGCGCCGGGCTTCATCGACGTGCACACCCACGACGACACAGCGCTGATCGAGAATCCCGGCATGGCGATGAAGGCCAGCCAGGGCGTCACGTCGGTGGTGTGCGGCAATTGCGGCTTCAGCGCCGCGCCCTACCTGGGCCCGCGGCCCGTGCCGCACAACCTGTCGCTGATCGTGAAGGAGGAGCGCTTCCTGGCGGAGACGTTCGGCGCCTTCGCCGGCATGGTCGAGGAGGCCCGCCCGGCCATCAACGGCGCGTTCCTGATCGGCCACGCGACGCTGCGCTACAGCGTGATGGGCGCCGATCTCGGCCGCGCCGCGACGGCGTCCGAGACGGCGCGCATGCGCGACCTGCTCGACGCCGCGCTGGTCGACGGCGCCGTCGGCATGTCGAGCGGCCTGTTCTACCCGCCCGCCGCCGCCGCCACGACCGACGAGGTGGCGGAGGTGGCAGCGCCGTTGGGCCGCCACAAGGCCGTCTACACCGCGCACATGCGCGACGAGGGCGTCGACGTCCTGAAGTCGATGGACGAGACCTTCGAGATCGGCCGCCGCGCCGGCGCGTCGGTCGTCGTCTCGCACCACAAATGCGCCTCGCGGGCCAATTTCGGCCGCATGCGCGAGACGCTGCCGAAATTCGAGGCGGCGGCCAAGGACTGGCCGATCTCGTTCGACGTCTATCCCTACGTCGCCGGCTCGACCATCCTGCGCAAGGAGATGATCGACCGCGCCGAGAAGGTGATGGTGACGTGGTCGGACGCGATGCCGTCGGCCAACGGCCGCGACCTCAAGGACGTCGCCGCCGAGCTCGGCTGCTCGGTGTACGAGGCGGCCGACCGCCTCCAGCCGGCCGGCGCCATCTACTGGCAGATGAGCGAGGACGACGTGCGCCAGGCGCTGGCGCATCCCATGGCGATGGTCGGCTCCGACGGCCTGCCGCTCGACAAGCATCCGCATCCCCGCCTGTGGGGCACCTTCCCGCGCGTGCTCGGCCACTACAGCCGCGATCTGAAGCTATTCCCGCTGGAGGACGCGGTGCGGCGCATGACCTCGACCTCGGCGCGCAATTTCGGGCTGTCGAAGCGCGGCCTGCTGCGCGAGGGCCACTACGCCGACATCTGCGTGTTCGACGCCTCCACCGTGGCCGACGCCGCCACCTTCGAGAATCCGACCGCCCCGTCGATCGGCATCGACCTGACGATCTGCAACGGCGTGGCCGTGTGGCAGGCCGGCAAGGCGACCGGCGGCCGCGCGGGCCGGGTGCTCAGGCTCTCGGAGATGCGCGCGGAGGCGTGA
- a CDS encoding ABC transporter permease: protein MVLIGLVAPLLGTIDPARIDTGTRNRKPGVEVTVKNDDGSTTTRTALMGTDSLGRDIYSRVVYGARVSLVVGLTVAAFSIVIGVFIGLVSGYIRWLDGIVMRIMDGLMAIPGILLAIGLVSLFRAGLGTVIFAIVVPEIPRVVRLVRSVVLSVREEPYVEAAISVGTPLHKILWRHIMPNTIAPVIVQGTFICGAAILAEATLSFLGIGIPTDTPTWGNIMAEGRQFFRVHPHNILFPAIFLAITVLAVNMLGDGLRDTLDPKMSKRV, encoded by the coding sequence ATGGTGCTGATCGGCCTCGTGGCGCCCCTGCTCGGCACGATCGATCCGGCGCGCATCGACACCGGCACGCGCAACCGCAAGCCCGGCGTCGAGGTGACGGTCAAGAACGACGACGGCTCGACCACGACGCGCACGGCGTTGATGGGCACCGACAGCCTCGGCCGCGACATCTACAGCCGCGTCGTCTACGGCGCCCGGGTCTCGCTCGTGGTCGGTCTCACGGTCGCGGCGTTCAGCATCGTCATCGGCGTGTTCATCGGCCTGGTGTCCGGCTACATCCGCTGGCTCGACGGCATCGTGATGCGGATCATGGACGGGTTGATGGCGATCCCCGGGATCCTGCTGGCGATCGGGCTGGTGTCGCTGTTCCGCGCCGGGCTCGGCACGGTGATCTTCGCGATCGTGGTGCCGGAGATCCCGCGCGTCGTGCGGCTGGTGCGCTCGGTCGTACTGTCGGTGCGCGAGGAACCCTACGTCGAGGCGGCGATCTCCGTCGGCACGCCGCTGCACAAGATCCTGTGGCGCCACATCATGCCCAACACGATCGCGCCCGTGATCGTGCAGGGCACGTTCATCTGCGGCGCCGCGATCCTCGCCGAGGCGACGTTGTCGTTCCTCGGCATCGGCATCCCGACCGACACGCCGACCTGGGGCAACATCATGGCGGAGGGGCGCCAGTTCTTCCGCGTCCATCCGCACAACATCCTGTTCCCGGCGATCTTCCTGGCGATCACCGTGCTGGCCGTGAACATGCTGGGCGACGGTCTGCGCGACACGCTGGACCCCAAGATGAGCAAGCGGGTCTGA
- a CDS encoding SDR family oxidoreductase, translated as MAGGGAIYPDLEGRVVLVTGGGSGIGAAIVRGFARQRAKIGFIDIAEAPSSALAGELSAAGGTVRYVKADLTDIAALRAAVAELRAALGPVSVLVNNAAHDDRHATEDVTPEYFDGRIAVNLKHQFFAAQAVLPDMKAAGGGAIVNFSSISWMTGQGGMAVYTAAKSAVVGLTRSLARDYGKFNIRANAISPGWVRTERQRTLWITPEAEARQMEAQCLKRWLMPDDLAKFTVFLASEEAAACTGQLYVVDGGRV; from the coding sequence ATGGCGGGCGGCGGGGCGATCTATCCGGATCTCGAGGGACGCGTCGTGCTGGTCACTGGCGGTGGCAGCGGCATCGGCGCGGCCATCGTGCGCGGCTTCGCGCGGCAGAGGGCCAAAATCGGCTTCATCGATATCGCCGAGGCGCCGTCCTCGGCGCTGGCCGGCGAGCTGTCGGCGGCCGGCGGCACCGTGCGCTACGTCAAGGCCGACCTCACCGACATCGCCGCGTTGCGCGCCGCCGTCGCCGAGCTCCGGGCCGCGCTCGGGCCGGTGTCGGTCCTGGTCAACAACGCCGCGCATGACGACCGCCACGCCACCGAGGACGTGACGCCGGAGTATTTCGACGGCCGCATCGCGGTGAACCTGAAGCACCAGTTCTTCGCCGCCCAGGCCGTGCTGCCTGACATGAAGGCGGCCGGCGGCGGCGCCATCGTCAACTTCTCGTCGATCTCCTGGATGACCGGGCAGGGCGGCATGGCCGTCTACACGGCGGCGAAATCCGCCGTTGTCGGCCTGACCCGCTCGCTGGCGCGCGACTACGGCAAGTTCAACATCCGCGCCAACGCCATCTCGCCGGGCTGGGTGCGCACCGAGCGCCAGCGGACGCTGTGGATCACGCCCGAGGCCGAGGCCCGCCAGATGGAGGCGCAGTGCCTCAAGCGCTGGCTGATGCCCGACGACCTCGCGAAATTCACCGTGTTCCTCGCCAGCGAGGAGGCGGCCGCCTGCACGGGACAGCTCTACGTCGTGGATGGCGGGCGGGTGTGA